A stretch of DNA from Henriciella sp. AS95:
GATGGAACAGGACAAACGTGCATCGCTTGTACACCTGAAAGGAGGACATCATGAGCAAACAGTCAAAGTGGCTCAATTTTCAGACCGACACCCATGCCAAGGTCTATCAGAGATATTCGTGGGTCTATGATTCCATTGACGCGCTCGCAGCCATTGCCTTCATTATTGGCTCAGCGCTATTTTTCAGCGATAAGACACAGAATGCGGGGACCTGGCTGTTCCTGATCGGCTCATTTTTCTTTGC
This window harbors:
- a CDS encoding YrhK family protein — translated: MSKQSKWLNFQTDTHAKVYQRYSWVYDSIDALAAIAFIIGSALFFSDKTQNAGTWLFLIGSFFFAVRPLVHLVRDFHMARLPVEGSEGGDTDE